A DNA window from Gigantopelta aegis isolate Gae_Host chromosome 4, Gae_host_genome, whole genome shotgun sequence contains the following coding sequences:
- the LOC121371234 gene encoding uncharacterized protein LOC121371234, with protein sequence MLMKDDVLDDTTEASATSSTSANGNSGLDDLDQLAQQVATDTKNQRFVKVDEEHLKKIIGDSLSKATGRNTIWGVKILKQWLEVRGFSTDFETLDATTLNERLRLFYAEVRNTQGELYSKSTFVGLRAAIHRHIRAPPFERNLNILKDSEFHTSNNIFLSMIRNLKKEGLDETKHHPAISAIELDKIRNSFNLDSPLDLVKKVWFDITLGFARRGSENQRELSSNSFKISSDEDGYEFIEMTHCEITKNHRGDLKDAVEPKKRIYSTNSVYCPVSSFKIYKSKMNQNNPSFYQQPKQSVSESDSVWYTSRPIGKNIIASFVKEICKAANIEKVYTNHCLRATAVTLLSHAGLENREICKITGHRTDESLKSYSLESSSVQKRAYSQILQGERGVLTPYGNRPNPNRNVHNFQFDRAAENVTCGLFNMQNSTVTINNYFQ encoded by the exons ATGTTGATGAAAGATGATG TTCTTGATGATACAACTGAAGCAAGTGCAACGTCCTCGACAAGCGCCAATGGCAACAGCGGTCTGGATGACCTTGATCAACTTGCTCAACAAGTTGCAACAGACACCAAGAACCAGCGATTTGTCAAGGTGGATGAAGAACACCTAAAAAAGATAATTGGGGATTCTTTGTCAAAAGCCACAGGACGGAATACAATATGGGGTGTCAAGATATTGAAAC AATGGCTTGAAGTTCGTGGATTTTCCACTGATTTTGAAACTCTTGATGCGACTACTCTGAACGAGAGGCTTCGCCTGTTTTATGCAGAAGTCCGGAACACCCAGGGCGAACTGTACTCTAAATCGACTTTTGTTGGTCTCCGAGCAGCAATCCATAGGCACATTAGGGCACCTCCTTTTGAACGAAACCTAAACATTCTCAAAGATAGCGAATTTCACACATCTAACAATATTTTCCTGTCGATGATCCGTAATCTAAAGAAAGAGGGACTTGATGAAACAAAACACCACCCCGCAATCTCGGCAATAGAGCTTGACAAGATTAGGAATAGCTTCAATTTAGATTCTCCCCTTGATCTTGTTAAAAAGGTGTGGTTTGACATTACACTAGGTTTTGCACGCCGTGGGTCAGAAAATCAGCGAGAACTTTCAtccaattcatttaaaatttcatcTGATGAGGATGGTTACGAGTTCATCGAAATGACACATTGCGAAATCACAAAAAATCATCGTGGTGATTTAAAAGATGCCGTTGAACCTAAAAAACGCATTTATTCAACAAATTCCGTGTACTGCCCGGTTTCCTCGTTCAAAATTTACAAATCCAAAATGAATCAAAATAATCCATCATTTTACCAACAGCCAAAACAATCCGTCTCTGAAAGCGATTCAGTTTGGTACACGTCACGTCCAATTGGGAAAAACATCATAGCTTCATTCGTGAAAGAAATATGCAAAGCCGCAAACATTGAAAAAGTGTACACAAACCATTGTCTTCGCGCCACCGCAGTCACCTTGCTGTCGCACGCTGGTTTAGAGAACAGGGAGATTTGTAAAATCACGGGTCATCGCACTGACGAATCTTTAAAATCATATTCCCTGGAATCAAGCTCTGTCCAAAAACGTGCATATTCCCAAATCTTGCAAGGTGAAAGGGGTGTTCTTACTCCATATGGCAACAGACCAAATCCAAACAGAAATGTACATAATTTCCAATTTGATCGTGCTGCAGAAAATGTAACATGTGGTCTTTTCAACATGCAAAACTCGACTGtcacaataaataattactttcAGTAG
- the LOC121370033 gene encoding uncharacterized protein LOC121370033, whose translation MSRWERYLESIYYDVKHPGSYAGPSKLYQAVKAEGKFKIPLTRIKSWLKGQETYTMTHQVRRKFPRNTYVVEGLDSHWQSDLMDMVSLAKYNDGVRYLMVIIDLFSRYLWVLPLKSKTGNDMVETLTEFWKLESRKPKLFQSDSGSEYKNHKVKALLKSHGITQLFALNETKASYAERVIKTIKMRLYRYMLNNFTYKYTDVLEKVVFSYNHTKHRMLGQTPASVNQTNEEEVRLSQYLIKPKKATHKKKFTFNIGDKVRVRHIRGTFDREYQEKWSGEIFTIEKRYWSQGKDLYKLKDWGGDAIEGTFYAAELQKVTENPDQLYRIQDIVKRRTRNKQKEVLVKWLHWPKKYNSWIQEADVVRYQTV comes from the coding sequence ATGTCTCGGTGGGAAAGGTACCTAGAGTCTATTTACTACGATGTAAAACATCCTGGGAGTTATGCAGGTCCTAGTAAACTGTATCAAGCTGTTAAAGCAGAgggtaaatttaaaattcctCTGACACGTATTAAATCATGGTTGAAAGGTCAAGAGACCTATACCATGACACATCAAGTGAGGCGAAAGTTTCCACGTAATACCTATGTTGTGGAAGGGTTAGACAGTCACTGGCAATCCGATCTAATGGATATGGTCAGTTTGGCTAAATACAATGACGGGGTGAGATACCTCATGGTGATCATTGATCTGTTCTCCAGGTACTTGTGGGTGCTACCACTCAAGTCGAAAACGGGGAACGACATGGTAGAGACGTTGACAGAATTCTGGAAATTAGAGTCCAGAAAACCCAAACTGTTTCAGTCCGATTCAGGGTCAGAATACAAGAACCATAAGGTCAAAGCATTGCTGAAATCGCATGGCATAACGCAGCTGTTTGCTCTCAATGAAACCAAAGCAAGTTATGCCGAACGGGTCATTAAAACCATCAAAATGCGTCTCTATCGCTACATGTTAAACAACTTTACTTACAAGTACACGGATGTTCTAGAGAAAGTCGTCTTTAGCTATAACCACACCAAGCATCGAATGTTAGGTCAAACACCAGCCAGTGTCAACCAAACGAACGAAGAAGAGGTCCGTCTGTCTCAGTACCTGATCAAACCTAAAAAGGCAACCCACAAAAAGAAGTTTACATTTAACATAGGTGATAAAGTACGAGTCCGTCATATTAGGGGCACCTTTGATCGGGAATACCAAGAGAAATGGTCTGGCGAAATATTTACCATTGAGAAAAGGTACTGGTCTCAAGGTAAAGACTTGTATAAATTAAAGGACTGGGGTGGTGATGCCATCGAAGGGACATTCTATGCAGCTGAACTTCAAAAGGTGACTGAGAATCCTGATCAACTGTACCGTATCCAAGACATTGTGAAAAGGAGAACTCgtaacaaacagaaagaagtgTTGGTCAAATGGCTTCACTGGCCTAAGAAGTACAATTCGTGGATTCAAGAAGCAGACGTTGTAAGATATCAGACAGTATAA